Within Sphingobium aromaticiconvertens, the genomic segment ACGGCCTGACCGTTCATGCGGCCACGCGCGGCAGCTTCCCGTTGGCAACGCCCGGTCAGGCCACGACCATTATGCGCGATCCCGACGATCACATAGTGGTCGCGCACGCTGCCGACGCGCTGGCCGACGACATCAAGGCCGTGACCGGCACCCGCCCCGTCATCGCGACCGAAATCACCCCCACCGTCCGCAGGCCCGTCATCATCGGCACGCTGGGCAAGAACAGGCTGATCGACCGGATCGTCGCCGCCGGGAAACTGGACGTCACCCGCCTGCGTGGTGCGTGGGAGAGCTTCCTGATCGCGACCGTCGACCGACCCCTGCCGGGGATCGAACAGGCGCTGGTCATCGTCGGCAGCGACCGGCGCGGCACCGCCTTTGGCGCCTATGAACTCAGCGAAGCGATGGGCGTGTCGCCCTGGGTCTGGTGGGCGGACGTCACGCCCCGCCATCGCGCCACGCTGTCCGTGGCGCGCGGCATCCGCCGGTTCGGGCCGCCATCGGTGCGCTATCGCGGCCTCTTCCTGAATGACGAGGACTGGGGGCTGTTCCCCTGGGCGGCCCGCACCTTCGACCCGGAAAAGGGCAATATCGGGCCGAAAAGCTATGAGCGCATCTTCAGCCTGCTGCTGCGGCTGAAGGCCAATACGCTGTGGCCCGCCATGCACAAGGTCAGCGCACCGTTCAACGCCGATCCCGCCAACGCAAAGCTGGCCGACGACCATGGCATCATCATGGGGTCGTCCCACGCCGAACCGATGCTGCGCAACAATGTCGGCGAATGGAAGCAGGCGCCGGACGCCTTCAACTATGCCGCCAATCCCGCTGGGGTCCATGCCTATTGGGAGGAACGGGTCCGCAGCAACGCGGGCTATGAGAGCCTGTGGACGCTGGGGATGCGCGGCATTCATGACTCCGGCATCGTCGGCGCGAACAGCCCGGAGGAGCGCGTGGCGCTGCTCAATCGCATCATCGCCGACCAGCGCGCACTGCTGCGTGACCATGTCAGCCCCGACGTCGCCAAAGTGCCGCAGATGTTCGTGCCATACAAGGAGGTGCTGGATATCTACCGCGCCGGACTGAGCGTGCCGGATGATGTCACCATCGTCTGGCCGGACGATAATTTCGGCTATATCCGGCAGTTCCCGAGCGAGACCGAGCGCAGGCGCGCGGGCGGGACGGGCATCTATTATCACCTCTCCTATCTGGGTGCGCCGCTCTCCACCCTCTGGCTGAACAGCACACCGCCCGCGCTGATTCAGGAGGAGATGACCCGCGCCTATGATCGGGGCGCCCGGTCGATCTGGATCGCCAATGTGGGCGACGTCAAGCCTGCCGAAATCGGCATTACCCTGTTTCTGGAAATGGCGTGGGACATCGACCGCTGGCGAGGGCGCAGCCAGCGCGCGTTTCTGGACGACTGGGCTGCGCGGACATTGGGCGCGGCACAGGACAAGGCGATCGGCGGCATCCTAGACACGCATTTCCGCCTGAATTTCGAGCGTCGCCCCGAACATCTGCAATGGTGGCTGCCCGGCCAGAAGGCGCGCCATAGCAGCCTGTCGCCGCAAGCAGTCGATGCGCGCCTCGCCCGGTTCAAGACGTTGGTGGAAGAGACGAAAGCCGTTGCCGCGACCATGCCAGCCGACCTGTCGGATGCCTATTTCGAACTGGTCGATTACCCGGTGCGTGCCGCCGCTGCCGCCAATCTGCGCTATTTCGGAACGGAGCGTTACGCGAAGCTGATCGACAGTCGACCAGAAGATGCGCGTCTGGCCGCTGGCATGGCGGCCACCGCCGATCGCGAGATCAAGGCGCTGACCGATCGGTTCAACAATGACATTGCGGGCGGCAAATGGCGGCACATCATGGCGGAGGAACCGGCCGACAATCAGTGGACATCCTATCGCACCGTGCCGATCGCCCTGCCTTCGGCCGGGATGCGGCAGGACGGCGCGACAGTGCTGCCGACGATGGCCGCGAGCACCAGCGACGAGATGATCGTCGAGGCGGAGGATTTCGCCAGCAATCGCGGCTGGCGGCTGGTCGAAGGATTGGGCCGGGGCAAGGGAACAATGATCGCGTCGCCAGATGCTACCCTTTCCTTCACGATCACGGTTCTGTCCGGCGATCCGCGCCAACTGACACTGGGCCTGCTGCCGCTCTATCCCGATGCGGGCGACGGGGCGTTCCATCTGGATGTCGCCATCGACGGCCGTGCAGCCATGCGGGTGGATGTGCCACGCGACACGGGTAGCCCGGACTGGGCGCAGGGCGTTTTGGACAACCAACTGCGCGTCGCGGTTCCGGCAATCCTGACGCCCGGTCGCCATAAAGTCCGCATCACCGCCCAATCCAGCGGACTCGCGCTCGACCAGTTACTGCTACGTCCTTAGTCCCGCCGCCCGATCCGGGGATCATGGCGACGGGATTTTGGAGATCAGGCGGCATCGACCAGCACGATCTCACTGTCCTCGATCGCGGTGACGCGCAGCACGTCCATGTCGCTGACCGCCGCGCCGTCACGGGCATTGACCCGCACATCGTCGATCGTCACCGCGCCGGTGGCGGGCACCAGATAGGCCTTGCGGTCCTTGCCCAGCGGATAATCGACGCTTTCCCCGGCCTTGATCGTCGCGGCGACGACGCGGGCGTCGGTGCGGATCGGCAGGGCGTCATCATCATTGTCATAGCCCGACGCCAGCGTCACGAACTGGCCCGACCGCTCGCCCTTCGGGAAGGGACGCGCACCCCAGGCGGGTTGCTCGCCCGAGCGGGTGGGGACGATCCAGATCTGGAAGATCCGGGTGGTCACATCCTCCTCATTATATTCCGAGTGGCGGATGCCGGTGCCCGCCGACATGACCTGCACATCGCCTGCTTCTGTCCGGCCCTTGTTGCCCAAACTATCCTGATGGGTGATCGCGCCTTCGCGGACATAGGTGATGATCTCCATGTCGCGATGGGGGTGCGGCGGAAAGCCGGTGTGCGGCGCGATCGTGTCGTCATTCCAGACGCGCAGGTTTCCCCAGTGCATCCGGGCCGGGTCGTGATAGCCCGCAAAGGAAAAATGATGCTTGGCATCCAGCCAGCCGTGATTGTCACCGCCAAGGCTGTCGAAGGGGCGCAGTTCGATCATGGGTCGTCTCCATATTGAAGGAATTGGCGGTCCAGATGTCCGCCGGTTGACCTTCATTTAGACCTTGCAGGCTTTCAGCATCACTGGGATAAAATCATCCCGATCATTCGAGGAAGTTGAATAGTGAACAATCCCGGCACACCAACCTTCGACCAGTTGCGTATCTTTCTGGCGATCGTGGAGACGGGCAGTTTCGCGGCGGCGGGACGCAAGCTGGGTCGCGCCGTGTCGGTCATAAGCTATGGCATCGCCAATCTGGAAACCCAGTTGGGCCTCATCCTGTTCGAGCGGGAGGGGACGCGTAAACCCCAATTGACCGTCGCGGGCCGCGCGGTTCTGGCGGAGGCGCGCGCCGTGAGCCAAGGGATCGACGGGCTGCGCGCGAAGGTGAAGGGGCTGCTCGACGGGTTGGAGGCGGAGGTGGATTTTGCCGTCGACGTGATGCTGCCCGCCGAACGACTGGGCCGTGTCCTGCGCACGTTCGCAACCGAATTTCCAACCGTGCAGTTACGCCTGCATGTCGAGGCGCTGGGCGCGATCACGGCGATGGTGCTGGATCGCAAGGCGGCGATCGGCCTGTCGGGTCCGCTGGCCGCCGGGGTCGAGGGGGTGGAGTGCGTCGCGGCGGGATCGGTGGCGATGGTACCGGTCGCCGCGCCCGACCATCCGCTGGGCCGCATGGCGCGGATCGCACCGGGCGCCGGGCGCGATTATACGCAGCTGGTGCTGAGCGATCGGTCGCGTTTTACCGAGGGGCATGATTATGCGGTGATGAGTCCCAAGACATGGCGGCTGGCCGATCTGGGGGCCAAACATGCGCTGCTGCGCGAGGGGATTGGCTGGGGCAATATGCCGCTGCCGATGATCGAGGGCGATCTGGTGGCCGGAACGCTGGTGCGGCTGGCCATGCCCGACCATCCGGGCGGCATCTATCGCTTCGCCGGCGTCTGGCGGCGCGACGCGCCCCCCGGTCCCGCTGCCTCCTGGCTGATCGACCAGTTTGTGGCGTTGGGGCAGCAGGACCGGGAAGAGGCCGGATTGACCGACATATAGAAGGGAGGGGGCACAGTTGCCCCCTTCACATCAGTCCTTGATGAACGCCAGCAAGTCGGCGTTGAACCGGTCCTGATGCGTGGCGGTCAGGCCATGCGGTGCGCCTTCGTAGATTTTCAGCGCCGCGTCGGCGATGATCTCGGCGGAGAGCAGGCCCGCATTACCGATCGGCACGATCTGATCGTCGTCGCCATGGATGACCAGTGTCGGCACATCGATCGCCTTCAGGTCATCGGTATAGTCGACTTCCGAAAACTCCCGGATGCACAGATATTGGCCCAGCACCGACCCAGCCATGCCCTGCCCCCAGAAGGACTTTTGCAGCCCCTCATTCACCGACACGCCCGCACGGTTGAAGCCGAAGAAGGGGAGGGCGAGGTCGAGGTAGAATTGCGAGCGGTTGTCGGCCACGCCCTTGCGAATATCGTCAAAGACGGAGAGAGGCAGGCCGTTCGGATAGGCCTCACTTTTCGACATGGTCGGCGGCACCGCGCCGACGAGGACCATCTTCGCCACGCGGGCAGTGCCGTGGCGACCGACATAGTGAGCGATCTCGCCGCCGCCGGTCGAGTGGCCGACAAGAACCGCATCCTTGAGGTCCAGCGCCTCGATCACTGCCGCCAGATCGTCGGCATAACTGTCCATGTCATTGCCGGTGGCGGGCTGGTCCGACCGGCCATGTCCGCGACGGTCATGAGCGATGACCCGATAGCCCTGTTGCACCATGAACAGCATCTGCCCGTCCCAGGCATCAGCGCTGAGCGGCCAGCCATGGGAGAAGACGATCGGCTGGGCATCCTTCGCACCCCAATCCTTGTAGAAGATGCGGGTGCCGTCATTGATGGTTATGAAGCCCATGGGGAAGATCCTTCTGCTGCGATGACAAAGAGGTACAACCCGGCCATCCGACGAAACAGCCGGATAATATCGCTTCATGCATTCGATAAAGTCGAAATGTTGTCCGCGCCCGCTTCCTTCCCTAAGGCAACGCATCCCAATTGGAGCCAAGGCCATGACCCCGCGCGAACTGATCGACGTTGCCCGCATCCCCGGTGGGGATGAATTGCGGCTGTTCCGGCGCGGCAAGGATTATATGATCGTGCTCGACCGCAACGAACTGATGAGCAGCCGGATGAGCGGATCGGAAGAAGCGCTGGCCAACATGAGTTGCGACCGGATCGCCGGACGACCCGCGCCGCACCTGCTGATCGGCGGCTATGGCATGGGCTTCACCCTGCGCGCGGCGTTGAAGGCATTGGGCGCGGACGCGACTTTGACCGTGGCCGAGCTGGTGCCGCAGATCATCAAATGGGCGCGCGGACCGATGGTGGAACTGGCCGCCGGATGCCTGGACGATCCGCGCGTGATACTGGTCGAGGCCGATGTCGCGGCGGTGATCGCAGACGGCAGGGCGACCTATGATGCGATCCTGCTGGACGTGGACAATGGTCCCGACGGGCTGGTGCGCAACGCCAATGACCGCATCTATTCAGCGAGCGGACTGGCGGCGGCGCGTGCAGCGCTGAAGCCCGGTGGAGTGCTCGCGGTCTGGTCCGCCGGTCCTGATGCATCTTTCACCCGGCGATTGAAGGACGCAGGCTTCTGGGTCGACGAAGTCGCGGTGAAGGCCCGATCCAATGGCAAGGGGCCACGCCACGTCATCTGGTTCGCCACGCAGCGTTAGGGCCACAGCGCCTTTTCCACCAGCGGCGAAACGCCTGCCACCATCACATCGACGCCCTTGGGATTGGGGTGAATGCCGTCCGGCAATTGCAACGCCCGCTGCCCCAGTACTCCGTCCAGCAGGAAGGGGTAGAGTTGCACGCCATAGGCCTTGGCGAGTCGCGGATAGATGGGATTGAAAGCAGCGGCATAGTCCGGCCCCAAATTGGGTGCGGCCAGCATGCCCGTCAGCACCGCCGGAATGCCGCGCGTTTTCAGTTCGGCAAGAATCGCATCCAGATTAGTACGTGTCTCTTCTGGGCTAAGGCCGCGCAGCATGTCGTTGCCGCCCAGGCTCAGCACTACCAGATCGGGCTTGCGCGCTAGTCCATCCAGGGTGAAGGCAAGCCGCGCCCGTCCCGCCGCGCTCGTGTCGCCCGACACCCCGGCATTCACGACTTGCGCTTTCACGCCCGCCTTGTTCAACGCGCGTTCCAGCGTGGGAGCGAACCCCTCGGCCAGTTCCAGATTATAGCCCGCGAACAGGCTGTCGCCGAACGCCACGACCAGCTTCGTATCCGCCGAGGGCGCCGGTGCAGGCACTGGCGCGACTGCATCGGCCACATTCATCATGCGGTTTTGTGGCACCGAATCGTCTGAACAGGCGACCAGCGGTTGGAGAAGCAGCACACAGCCGCCATATGCGATGTTCCTGATGCGCAAATGGAGCGCCCTTTCCTGATGACCTTGCAGACCGATCCCGCCCATATTGCGATCCGCGCGCGCAATGTCACCCTCTCCCTAGGCACCGCAGCCGCCAGAGTGGACATATTGAAGGGCATAGACCTCGACATCGTGAAGGGTGAAAGCGTCGCCCTGCTCGGCGCGTCAGGGTCGGGCAAGTCATCGCTGATGGCTGTGCTGTCGGGTCTGGAGCGTGCCAGCGATGGCAGGGTGGAGGTCGCGGGGGTCGACATGGGCAAGCTCAGCGAGGATGCACTGGCGCAGGCGCGGCGCGGGCGGATCGGCATCGTCCTGCAATCCTTCCACCTCCTCCCCACCATGACAGCGCTGGAAAATGTCGCGGTGCCGCTGGAACTGGCGGGCATGGCCAACGCGTTCGACCGGGCGCGCGAAGAATTGGAGGCTGTCGGCCTTGGCCATCGCATCGACCATTATCCGGCCCAGCTTTCGGGCGGCGAGCAGCAGCGCGTCGCCATCGCCCGCGCCGTGGCGCCGCGACCGACTATCCTGTTCGCGGATGAACCCACGGGCAATCTCGACGCCGCGACCGGCGAGCGGATCATGGACCTGCTGTTCGATCGACGGACGGCGGCGGACGCAACCCTGTTGATCATCACCCACGACGCAGCGCTCGCCACCCGTTGCGAGCGGATCATCGAAATGCGCGACGGGCTTATCGCCGCATGACGTCGCTGGGCTGGAGCCAGAGTTGGCG encodes:
- a CDS encoding spermidine synthase — encoded protein: MTPRELIDVARIPGGDELRLFRRGKDYMIVLDRNELMSSRMSGSEEALANMSCDRIAGRPAPHLLIGGYGMGFTLRAALKALGADATLTVAELVPQIIKWARGPMVELAAGCLDDPRVILVEADVAAVIADGRATYDAILLDVDNGPDGLVRNANDRIYSASGLAAARAALKPGGVLAVWSAGPDASFTRRLKDAGFWVDEVAVKARSNGKGPRHVIWFATQR
- a CDS encoding alpha/beta hydrolase — protein: MGFITINDGTRIFYKDWGAKDAQPIVFSHGWPLSADAWDGQMLFMVQQGYRVIAHDRRGHGRSDQPATGNDMDSYADDLAAVIEALDLKDAVLVGHSTGGGEIAHYVGRHGTARVAKMVLVGAVPPTMSKSEAYPNGLPLSVFDDIRKGVADNRSQFYLDLALPFFGFNRAGVSVNEGLQKSFWGQGMAGSVLGQYLCIREFSEVDYTDDLKAIDVPTLVIHGDDDQIVPIGNAGLLSAEIIADAALKIYEGAPHGLTATHQDRFNADLLAFIKD
- a CDS encoding ABC transporter ATP-binding protein, with the protein product MTLQTDPAHIAIRARNVTLSLGTAAARVDILKGIDLDIVKGESVALLGASGSGKSSLMAVLSGLERASDGRVEVAGVDMGKLSEDALAQARRGRIGIVLQSFHLLPTMTALENVAVPLELAGMANAFDRAREELEAVGLGHRIDHYPAQLSGGEQQRVAIARAVAPRPTILFADEPTGNLDAATGERIMDLLFDRRTAADATLLIITHDAALATRCERIIEMRDGLIAA
- a CDS encoding pirin family protein, which gives rise to MIELRPFDSLGGDNHGWLDAKHHFSFAGYHDPARMHWGNLRVWNDDTIAPHTGFPPHPHRDMEIITYVREGAITHQDSLGNKGRTEAGDVQVMSAGTGIRHSEYNEEDVTTRIFQIWIVPTRSGEQPAWGARPFPKGERSGQFVTLASGYDNDDDALPIRTDARVVAATIKAGESVDYPLGKDRKAYLVPATGAVTIDDVRVNARDGAAVSDMDVLRVTAIEDSEIVLVDAA
- a CDS encoding glycosyl hydrolase 115 family protein, giving the protein MIGRLCVALLAILALCPSPSMAKADGLTVHAATRGSFPLATPGQATTIMRDPDDHIVVAHAADALADDIKAVTGTRPVIATEITPTVRRPVIIGTLGKNRLIDRIVAAGKLDVTRLRGAWESFLIATVDRPLPGIEQALVIVGSDRRGTAFGAYELSEAMGVSPWVWWADVTPRHRATLSVARGIRRFGPPSVRYRGLFLNDEDWGLFPWAARTFDPEKGNIGPKSYERIFSLLLRLKANTLWPAMHKVSAPFNADPANAKLADDHGIIMGSSHAEPMLRNNVGEWKQAPDAFNYAANPAGVHAYWEERVRSNAGYESLWTLGMRGIHDSGIVGANSPEERVALLNRIIADQRALLRDHVSPDVAKVPQMFVPYKEVLDIYRAGLSVPDDVTIVWPDDNFGYIRQFPSETERRRAGGTGIYYHLSYLGAPLSTLWLNSTPPALIQEEMTRAYDRGARSIWIANVGDVKPAEIGITLFLEMAWDIDRWRGRSQRAFLDDWAARTLGAAQDKAIGGILDTHFRLNFERRPEHLQWWLPGQKARHSSLSPQAVDARLARFKTLVEETKAVAATMPADLSDAYFELVDYPVRAAAAANLRYFGTERYAKLIDSRPEDARLAAGMAATADREIKALTDRFNNDIAGGKWRHIMAEEPADNQWTSYRTVPIALPSAGMRQDGATVLPTMAASTSDEMIVEAEDFASNRGWRLVEGLGRGKGTMIASPDATLSFTITVLSGDPRQLTLGLLPLYPDAGDGAFHLDVAIDGRAAMRVDVPRDTGSPDWAQGVLDNQLRVAVPAILTPGRHKVRITAQSSGLALDQLLLRP
- a CDS encoding arylesterase produces the protein MRIRNIAYGGCVLLLQPLVACSDDSVPQNRMMNVADAVAPVPAPAPSADTKLVVAFGDSLFAGYNLELAEGFAPTLERALNKAGVKAQVVNAGVSGDTSAAGRARLAFTLDGLARKPDLVVLSLGGNDMLRGLSPEETRTNLDAILAELKTRGIPAVLTGMLAAPNLGPDYAAAFNPIYPRLAKAYGVQLYPFLLDGVLGQRALQLPDGIHPNPKGVDVMVAGVSPLVEKALWP
- a CDS encoding LysR family transcriptional regulator produces the protein MNNPGTPTFDQLRIFLAIVETGSFAAAGRKLGRAVSVISYGIANLETQLGLILFEREGTRKPQLTVAGRAVLAEARAVSQGIDGLRAKVKGLLDGLEAEVDFAVDVMLPAERLGRVLRTFATEFPTVQLRLHVEALGAITAMVLDRKAAIGLSGPLAAGVEGVECVAAGSVAMVPVAAPDHPLGRMARIAPGAGRDYTQLVLSDRSRFTEGHDYAVMSPKTWRLADLGAKHALLREGIGWGNMPLPMIEGDLVAGTLVRLAMPDHPGGIYRFAGVWRRDAPPGPAASWLIDQFVALGQQDREEAGLTDI